A genomic region of Papaver somniferum cultivar HN1 chromosome 7, ASM357369v1, whole genome shotgun sequence contains the following coding sequences:
- the LOC113299887 gene encoding solanesyl diphosphate synthase 3, chloroplastic/mitochondrial-like isoform X1, with translation MKFLREEQLDPYSLVADDLLVVASRLKSTFAAEVPMLASAAGDFFKMGAERKKFRPTVILLMASALNMSTLAPDGMLETSYNELYDRQLSIAVITEMIHAASLLHSDVLDDTETRRGIGSLNCFMENKMAVLAGDVLLSRALVALTSLGNNEVVALISRSVQHQVTGETMQMTAASEQRCSSLYDSFFGCCMEYYMEKTYNKTAALISNSCQAVSIITGQTAEVSMLAYDYGRNLGVAFQLIDDVLDFTGTSASLGKGSLSAIRHGIIAAPILFAIEEFPQLCKIVDRGFQNPADVDLASEILGKSNGIQRAIELASEHANLAAAAIKSLPKTDNADVRRSRQALVDLTRLVITRKR, from the exons ATGAAATTCCTAAGAGAG GAACAATTGGACCCGTATTCCCTTGTGGCTGATGATCTATTAGTTGTGGCTAGTAGATTAAAGAGTACGTTTGCTGCTGAG GTCCCTATGCTTGCCTCAGCTGCTGGGGATTTCTTCAAGATGGGGGCAGAAAGAAAGAAATTTCGTCCCACG GTTATACTCTTGATGGCATCTGCTTTGAATATGTCAACCTTAGCTCCTGATGGCATGCTTGAGACGTCATATAACGAACTGTACGATAGACAACTGTCTATTGCTGTGATCACAGAGATGATCCAT GCAGCCAGTCTTCTTCATAGTGATGTTTTGGATGATACCGAGACAAGGCGTGGTATTGGTTCATTAAATTGTTTCATGGAGAATAAG ATGGCTGTATTGGCAGGAGACGTTCTGCTTTCACGAGCACTTGTTGCTCTAACTTCTTTAGGCAATAATGAG GTTGTAGCTTTGATTTCAAGGTCTGTTCAGCATCAGGTTACTGGTGAAACCATGCAAATGACCGCTGCATCTGAGCAAAGATGTAG TTCGTTATATGATTCCTTTTTTGGTTGCTGTATGGAATATTATATGGAAAAGACGTATAACAAAACGGCAGCATTGATATCGAACAGCTGCCAAGCAGTTTCTATTATCACAGGACAAACAGCAGAAGTTTCCATGTTAGCGTATGACTACGGCAGGAATCTG GGTGTGGCCTTCCAGTTGATTGACGATGTGCTTGATTTCACTGGCACATCAGCTTCCCTTGGAAAGGGGTCCTTGTCTGCCATTCGCCAT GGGATAATAGCGGCTCCAATATTGTTCGCCATCGAAGAGTTCCCTCAGTTATGTAAAATTGTGGATCGAGGCTTCCAGAATCCTGCTGATGTTGATCTG GCCTCTGAAATCCTTGGCAAGAGTAATGGAATACAGAGGGCTATTGAATTGGCATCTGAGCATGCAAATCTAGCTGCTGCAGCCATCAAATCTCTACCCAAGACTGATAATGCGGACGTCAGAAGATCAAGGCAAGCTCTTGTTGATCTAACTCGGTTAGTCATTACAAGAAAAAGGTAA
- the LOC113293505 gene encoding uncharacterized protein LOC113293505: MKYTERRHHSHSCKLHMTNHQESPYICDGCNQIGLGLSFSCERCSYDLHPDCISASSSMRHPYYKTSNFKFHDRPPGVRERFCDGCGGDIKGFSYHCDRSCRDLHPCCSKLPSQIEHEGVKLLLQEKLASKCSWCGKRRLWDQVTGWSYVSTCDSFQFHVNCVKEMLVKFWESRHFNCVNAARIEFGDNGRDNCDDGRKKSLAMEHSVVGNRERRMVISTRIQDKVQKYWRIARLVMRMIASTILGDPTSATAWLIESLVSSA; encoded by the coding sequence atgaaatacaCTGAGAGGCGCCATCACAGTCACTCATGTAAGCTACACATGACAAACCACCAAGAAAGCCCGTACATATGCGATGGTTGCAATCAAATAGGTTTAGGCTTAAGCTTTAGTTGCGAACGATGCAGCTACGACCTTCACCCGGACTGTATCTCGGCAAGCTCTTCAATGCGCCATCCATATTACAAAACATCTAACTTCAAGTTCCACGATCGTCCACCTGGAGTACGTGAACGCTTTTGTGATGGCTGTGGCGGAGATATAAAAGGCTTTTCTTACCACTGTGACCGGTCCTGTCGTGATTTGCATCCATGTTGCAGCAAATTACCGAGTCAGATTGAACATGAAGGTGtaaaattacttcttcaggagaagtTGGCTTCAAAATGTTCATGGTGTGGAAAAAGAAGATTATGGGACCAAGTTACTGGTTGGTCTTACGTTTCTACTTGTGACAGCTTTCAGTTTCATGTAAACTGTGTTAAGGAAATGCTTGTCAAGTTTTGGGAGAGTCGTCACTTCAATTGTGTTAATGCTGCCAGAATTGAGTTTGGGGATAATGGCCGTGATAACTGTGATGATGGGCGCAAGAAGAGTTTGGCAATGGAGCATAGTGTTGTAGGAAATAGAGAACGTCGCATGGTTATTTCTACGCGGATACAAGATAAGGTCCAGAAATATTGGAGGATAGCAAGATTGGTAATGAGAATGATCGCGTCCACAATTTTAGGTGATCCAACATCTGCAACTGCTTGGCTCATTGAGTCTCTTGTTTCATCAGCTTGA
- the LOC113296140 gene encoding oxysterol-binding protein-related protein 3C-like: MTSKSSNGGGLFSSIKSSLLWNNGKLPQGVEVISPEGDTADAAPEATKGRLKPEERVGLWNMMKKHIGMDITYLGFLPISFLEPRSQLQRGAESMEYSHLLDQANECDDPYMQLVYASSWSMSFLYAIRRTFKTFNPILGETCEFVNHNGITYIGEQVSHHPPIEAVHAENEHFMLDSTTSLRTKLLGNSLDVYVGTSTHITLKRDGVVLECTPPQAKLYNLIFGRMWISFCGNLTLTNLATGDYVVLRFQPSGWFSGDRFEVDGCVYNSNKEPKILMSGKWTKSMSYQPCDKEGKPLPGTELQEIWRVPDIPVKDKYHFTYFAHKVNSFDTAPKRMLASDSRLRPDRYALEKGDLSKVSHEKNSLEVRQRKERIKREANGDKFTPKWFDLAKQVVSTPYGDTQIYKYNGMYDEHMATMISTGEVDVQPTEFNPWQYGQEKLG; encoded by the exons ATGACTTCAAAGAGTAGTAATGGTGGTGGATTGTTTTCCTCAATCAAGTCTAGCTTACTGTGGAATAACGGAAAGCTCCCTCAAGGAGTGGAAGTTATAAGTCCAGAAGGAGACACAGCGGATGCAGCACCAGAAGCTACTAAAGGAAGATTAAAGCCAGAG GAACGAGTGGGTTTATGGAATATGATGAAGAAGCACATTGGTATGGACATTACGTATTTAGGGTTTCTTCCAATCTCCTTTTTAGAACCAAGAAGCCAACTTCAGAGAGGAGCGGAG TCGATGGAGTACTCTCATTTGTTGGATCAAGCAAATGAATGTGATGATCCTTACATGCAATTGGTGTACGCTT CATCATGGTCAATGTCCTTCCTCTATGCCATACGCCGGACGTTTAAGACATTTAATCCCATACTTGGTGAGACTTGTGAATTTGTCAATCACAATGGCATTACGTATATTGGAGAGCAG GTGAGTCACCATCCCCCAATAGAAGCTGTACATGCTGAGAATGAACATTTTATGTTGGACTCCACAACCAGTTTAAGGACCAAACTGTTAGGAAATTCACTTGATGTCTATGTTGGCACAAG TACACATATTACCCTAAAAAGAGATGGTGTTGTCCTGGAGTGCACCCCTCCTCAGGCAAAACTATACAACCTTATATTTGGCCGAATGTGGATTTCCTTTTGCGGCAATCTAACTTTGACGAACTTGGCCACTGGAGACTACGTTGTGCTAAGGTTTCAACCATCTGGCTGGTTTAG TGGTGATCGCTTTGAGGTGGATGGATGTGTTTACAATTCTAACAAGGAGCCTAAAATACTTATGTCTGGGAAATGGACAAAGTCTATGAGTTATCAACCATGCGATAAGGAAGGAAAACCGCTTCCAGGAACTGAACTACAAGAG ATATGGAGAGTTCCTGATATTCCAGTGAAGGATAAATATCACTTCACATACTTTGCACACAAGGTAAACAGCTTCGACACTGCGCCCAAGCGGATGTTGGCATCAGACTCCCGCTTGCGTCCTGATAGATATGCACTTGAGAAGGGAGATCTGTCAAAAGTTAGCCATGAGAAAAACAGTCTAGAAGTGAGACAGCGTAAGGAGAGGATAAAGAGAGAAGCCAATGGCGATAAGTTCACTCCAAAATGGTTTGACTTGGCTAAACAAGTAGTAAGTACACCATATGGCGATACACAAATTTACAAATACAATGGTATGTACGATGAACACATGGCAACAATGATCAGCACCGGTGAGGTTGATGTGCAACCGACTGAGTTTAATCCTTGGCAGTATGGACAAGAGAAACTGGGTTAA
- the LOC113299887 gene encoding solanesyl diphosphate synthase 3, chloroplastic/mitochondrial-like isoform X2, whose product MLASAAGDFFKMGAERKKFRPTVILLMASALNMSTLAPDGMLETSYNELYDRQLSIAVITEMIHAASLLHSDVLDDTETRRGIGSLNCFMENKMAVLAGDVLLSRALVALTSLGNNEVVALISRSVQHQVTGETMQMTAASEQRCSSLYDSFFGCCMEYYMEKTYNKTAALISNSCQAVSIITGQTAEVSMLAYDYGRNLGVAFQLIDDVLDFTGTSASLGKGSLSAIRHGIIAAPILFAIEEFPQLCKIVDRGFQNPADVDLASEILGKSNGIQRAIELASEHANLAAAAIKSLPKTDNADVRRSRQALVDLTRLVITRKR is encoded by the exons ATGCTTGCCTCAGCTGCTGGGGATTTCTTCAAGATGGGGGCAGAAAGAAAGAAATTTCGTCCCACG GTTATACTCTTGATGGCATCTGCTTTGAATATGTCAACCTTAGCTCCTGATGGCATGCTTGAGACGTCATATAACGAACTGTACGATAGACAACTGTCTATTGCTGTGATCACAGAGATGATCCAT GCAGCCAGTCTTCTTCATAGTGATGTTTTGGATGATACCGAGACAAGGCGTGGTATTGGTTCATTAAATTGTTTCATGGAGAATAAG ATGGCTGTATTGGCAGGAGACGTTCTGCTTTCACGAGCACTTGTTGCTCTAACTTCTTTAGGCAATAATGAG GTTGTAGCTTTGATTTCAAGGTCTGTTCAGCATCAGGTTACTGGTGAAACCATGCAAATGACCGCTGCATCTGAGCAAAGATGTAG TTCGTTATATGATTCCTTTTTTGGTTGCTGTATGGAATATTATATGGAAAAGACGTATAACAAAACGGCAGCATTGATATCGAACAGCTGCCAAGCAGTTTCTATTATCACAGGACAAACAGCAGAAGTTTCCATGTTAGCGTATGACTACGGCAGGAATCTG GGTGTGGCCTTCCAGTTGATTGACGATGTGCTTGATTTCACTGGCACATCAGCTTCCCTTGGAAAGGGGTCCTTGTCTGCCATTCGCCAT GGGATAATAGCGGCTCCAATATTGTTCGCCATCGAAGAGTTCCCTCAGTTATGTAAAATTGTGGATCGAGGCTTCCAGAATCCTGCTGATGTTGATCTG GCCTCTGAAATCCTTGGCAAGAGTAATGGAATACAGAGGGCTATTGAATTGGCATCTGAGCATGCAAATCTAGCTGCTGCAGCCATCAAATCTCTACCCAAGACTGATAATGCGGACGTCAGAAGATCAAGGCAAGCTCTTGTTGATCTAACTCGGTTAGTCATTACAAGAAAAAGGTAA